DNA from Gigantopelta aegis isolate Gae_Host unplaced genomic scaffold, Gae_host_genome ctg7830_pilon_pilon, whole genome shotgun sequence:
CTAACATATGTGGTCAGTGTAGTGGATCTACATGTGACAAAACAAATGGCCATTGTACGTGCCTGGCGGGATGGGCTCCTCCGAGATGTACAGGTTGAAATTCATTATTGATTCATTGTAAAGCATATAATATTTACGTAACTCATATTACTTTTGAAATGCTGCATTAGCATCAGATTAGAATATTCTCACATTTGATTTTAAGAAAATTATGAATACAAAAAAATGATGCTACTCTTCACGGATCCTGAATCATATAAGCATGGTTATTACATACTATACAAATCATAGGGTAAACAAATGCGAGCGAATTAACATACTGAAATTAACCTGTTATCATCACATTTACCTTTCGTATACGTAGTTATATAATAATGGTATCGCCaactgttattattactataattatatcaacacagcaatgtatttattttttatttcatgatcTGTACGCCAAAAACGTTATCTTGATGAAAATCggtgtatgtacatacatgtatacatacatacacacacacacgcacgcacgcacgcacgcacgcacgcacgcacgcatgcatgcacgcacacacgcacgcacgcacccacgcacacacgcacacacatacataaaaaccTATGCACGTTTTCAGCTGAATATAATGGCCAACCAAATGCGTTTTCACCTGTATATAGCGGCCACCCAAGTTACCTGGCAAACTTACCTTCATGGACATGTGGCTGCTTTATACagctaataataaatacatatgaaatatgagatagaaaattaaataaatataggtttATTACTTAAAgatacagaccctagttttaacctgtacaaactggacactaagttttgtcaatttacaaacctgtatctcatttggataaagttacaatacagTGAAAGAAGAATCGCTGACGTTAAAAAGGGAAATATCCTCAAAAATGTGtgtgcttttaaaaatatgaaacatgcattttttggtattagaaataaaaggatgaccagaaacacttcggttctacggaaatagataatctaaataataaaataacggctctgatagtgaaaatatgatgtagtttttaaaagttagggtctgtccctttaaaaatagtttcaaaTCATAAATTGAACACGTTTTGTTGACAGTCAGTCTAGTATTCTCAATTTTGGAAACGTCATTTATCTTTGATTGCTTTCCATTTGACTGTATTACCTATTAAACTGGTCCATAACATGCAAATGGTTGCAGGTAAGAATTTCCCCACTATCcagtttaatgttaaaatagcaaTACGTCTGATATCAAATACCATACATCAAATATGCCAATGTGTTGTTTTCCAGACTGTACCAATGGTAAATGGGGTCAGTATTGCAGTTACGGCTGTGGTCATTGTGTTGGACCTTCCTGTGACAAACAGGATGGACGTTGTACGTGTCAGACTGGATGGGCTCCACCGAGCTGTACAGGTACGCATTCATTACCAATACAGTGTACACGTATATTGAATCACGCAACAGATACTGTAATAGTACTTTTGTATGAGAATGTGGTAATGTTTTGTAAGACGAAGACCAGAAAGCCTAAATGGTGTTTATCACAGAACTCTAAACATGCGCTGGGAACTGTCAGTGACAGGGAGAGGGGTACTTAATCTACGTTTCAACTTGGTGCGTTTGTAATCTTCAAACATTTAGTACCtcacccaaccccacccccaatttcTAAGCTTATAATATATACTGGTTTGTTTGCATCGTAAACTTTGTATATATGTTCATATATAAGTCTGTGTAGATCACAaatttttcaatacatttgAGTAAGGCAAGCGCAACATTTGCCAACTGAACATTAACATATGTTTCCCAGactgcaaaataaaataaatgtatttaaatccaTGAATGTTGATGTAGTTttagaacaaaaacatttcgaaACGTCAAAATGTTTACCATTaagaattttaatttattggaTTTGCTGTTCATACGTAGCCTGTGCCGATCGATTATGGGGTCAGTCTTGCAATAAGAGATGTGGACATTGTACAGGATCTACATGTGACAAAACAACAGGACGTTGTCAGTGTCAAACTGGATGGGCATCaccgacatgtacatgtaagtattgGTTGTCAATATAATACAGTACGTAACAAGCTCCATCATCAGCTTATGTAATTGAATTCACCTTTTTACTAAATCTCTTTGTGAGAAAATCACGTATTGGATAAGCCACTGAGAGCATTGTTTTAAGTTCTcaattatttgttgttttgtgttgggacgttttgttgttgctgttttttcgTTTTTATATATCACTTTATCCTACATAAAATTATGATGTTAGTTTGACATTTAtgattgttttctgtttttattacagcATGTGCAGACTGGTTTTGGGGTCAGTCTTGCTCTAACAGATGTGGCCACTGTAGTGGATCTCCATGTGACAAACAGACTGGGAGCTGTACATGCCAGAATGGATGGGCTCCACCGAAATGTACAGGTTGGTATTCGTTGCTACAACAGTGAATAGTACATAATTCATACTCTTCACATATTAAAGCTGGAGTTAAAGACAACATTTCTATTTAATAAACCCATAcatttatacaatgtatatatatatatatagtgaagcACCCATGggactatatatatagtgaaccggacacccttgggacctaGTGAAATGTCTGGTTTACGAGGTATGCAGTTTAAGCGGCCCTCACATATTAGCCGGCGTCCGCGCGATTTTTCTAATCGCAGGAGTCGCCGGGGGATTTagagcccgtggatgaaacaggCGAATTTCATGTCTGCGGTGTGTGCCCTCGCATATTAGACGGGGCCCGGACGGTGCCCTTTGAACATTGGATCGCAGTGGAGACAGTGCGGCCGCCGGCTGATCAAAGAGCAGATCGGTAGGCGTCCTGGCGGCGCCCGGCCGGGCGTCTGGCGATTGATGTCGGGCATTATCATTTtcagtttgatgattaccattTAGTGAGGCGGATAacgatataaaaaaaacaacgggattgtgcattttgtgataaaatTGTGACACTTTATATACACATACTAATTGGGGAACTGAATATTTTCTGATATAGTGCCAATTGAATAGCACCCCAAGTGACCTACagcgccccctcccccctccccccatccaAGTTTGACCAGATATATTAccgaatataatatatatttacgaGATTGTGACAATATATTCAACAGTGTTTGTTCTTAATTAGATTCCCAGTCTAGGGATCGCCGCAATAAAACGTTTCTGCTTCACCCCTTTCACTGCACGTGCTCAGGCGTGTGcggagtgcgtgtgtgtgtatgtgcgcgcgtgtgcgtgtgtgtgtgtgtgtgtgtgtgtgtgtgtgtgtgtgtgtgtgtgtgtgtgtatcagggGTCGAAATCTCCTACtgcaagcaaattttctttcaGTAGTTTCTAGGGTAGCATAATCCGACCCACCTAAAAACGTCACTCACCATAATACAGACCATCCTGCTCAATTTCCTGCTCCCGAGCTTTGTACGTTTTTCGTGCTTGACTTGGGAGTCCTCCGTtatgttgttgcttttttttcttctttttttggtgaataaaatgaagttttctactgggatgtatgcggctaTTAGGACTGATTGAATGCGATGATGTTTCTCtattcgacagcctgcaccaccagggtGGCTTCTTTTCTAGCATGAGTCTTTGCCTCcacattattttgattttgattttagtTCACTTGTTCGGCGACtcatatgacggccattctgcagaacgccacagtTGTTCGCGTTTTCTCTATCTGCTCCCAGCCTGTCCTAGCAACAAGGGGATATTGACTGCCCCACTCTAAGCGTCGGCTGCTGCTGATCTTTAAGACTTTACATCGTATTCTATTGGTACCCTCTCGTATCCTCTGGAGCAGAGCCCGTCCATAGTATACCCACCATGACGACTGGGTTATACCCTAATCTGATTCAGCTTCTCCTTGTTGCATTCTACCTTTCACATCAAGGCCACTATAGGTTTCGTTGCATTTTAttgaggttttttgtttgtgtgtgtgggcgttgttttttggggggtttggtttttttttggacGGGATTCAACCATCTTGTCTGTACCGGTTGTGCATCGTAATGGCACTAACGAGGCAACACACATGGCTATATAGATCAGACTGTAAACATTTAGATATCTTTGTTCAAAATTGTATGTCAAACGTATATTCCCCCCTCCCTGACATTGTCAAATGGCCCTATTTTccattctttctctctttttaattTTGGTATGTCCTTAAATGCTTAAAGTAACACATGTTTTTTGGTTGCCTGCTAAAAACTTTTACAGGCATTATTTTTGACTAAATATTATTCCAAAGTGTCCTTAGTCTGCCATGAACGCACCTTCACTCCACATTTGCATCAAATCTTTTTGATATTAGttgtttttaacataaaatagttttgttaaaTCCATTATGTCTATTTAATACAACTTTTGAGTTAACTCGCGATGTGTAAAAAACACATTTCCACTCTATGTTCGTAAATCGTGAAAATATGTGTTTTACGAATCACGAGCTGAccatagaaattgtattaaaaCTATACTAGTATATCATGAAACAACCTCTATGTATTGTTCATATTTCCCCgatatatttgaatattaaacAGCAAAGATCCGTTGCATTAGCTTTAGACAATAATTGACAAACGTGTTGTCAAATAGTTAAATCTATTGATCATGGAACAAAATGGTAAGCCGCATACAGATTCCAACCAAGGTTATTTTCACCTACAATAAATGTATGCACACATTTGTGCCATATAATGTATACAAAAAGTAATGGGTTTTCCAGCTTGTGGGGAAACATTTAGTTTAGTGATAGATCGTCTGAGGTGTGATGCGTTTGCATAACACATCGCACTGTTTTGTCATCTCAACAAGTGCGCCAAGACTGGTATGCAAACGTGCCTGGTGTGTACTGATTGTGCTTGGGAAAGTGgatttaaaagatcctttacttcGTTATTAGTAGGCTTTCATCTCTTTCTCTCGCATtttgggtaatgaaaaggcagatttagctgccaagtctgctctggatttgcctcatgccagagttggtgtgccttatactgattttaaacatagtatcaacaAATTATTGGGATGGCGCGGTTGCAATCAAACTTCATGCTATCAAGTCAGTCttgagagagtggcagtcctcctatagttAGTGCAGTAAGGATGAAATAACCTCGTGTTGTGCTCGCTTTGCTCATACATACCTGACCCAttaatttatcttgaagaaggatcctccacacCAGTGtgaccactgtcagtgtactctggcGGTAccgtggggcgggacgtagctcagtggtaaagcgttcgctcggtgcgcggtcggtttgggatcgatccccgtcggtggacgttccagccagtactccacaactggtgtaacaaagtccgtggtatgtactatcttgtatgtgggatagtgcatataaaacattccttgctgctaatcgaaaagagtagcccataaagtggcgacagcggatttcttctctcaacacctgtgtggtccttaatcatatgttaccggcctcggtggcgtcgtggttaagccatcggtctacaggctggtaggtattgggttcagatcccagtcgaggcatgagatttgtaatccagataccgactccaaaccctgagtgagtgctccgcaaggctcaattggtaggtgtaaaccacttgcaccgaccagtgatccataactggttcaacaaaggccatggtttgtgctatcctgcctgtaggaagcgcaaacaaaagatcccttgctgctaatcggaagagtagcccatgtagtggtgacagcggctttcctctcaaaatctgtgtggtccttaaccataagtctgacgccatataaccgtaaataaaatgtgttgagtgcgtcgttaaataaaacatttctttctttctttaatcatatgtcgttaaataaaacatttccatcctacCTTCCTGACGGTACCATATGCCACATGTTGGTGGAATATAAGcatctctccctcccccccccccccccccctctctctctctctctctctctctctctctctctctctctctctctctctctctctctctctctctctctctatctctctctctctctctctcctctcctcacCATAATTCAGAATTAACCATGAAttacacaccaaatagccataccGTTAAATATGACAaggtgttgttttttcagtcTGTGTCGATGGACTATGGGGTCAGACTTGTAGTAAACACTGTGGTCATTGTAAAGGATCATCCTGTGACAAACAGACTGGGCATTGTCAGTGTCAGACAGGGTGGGCTACTCCGTATTGTACAGGTAGGTGTCCACTGCTGTTAAAGAGTTACTTCACATATTTTGGATTTCAAACTGgtcacatttttattaatatttcatcaAGCAGATATGACGATAATAAATGTAGCCTCAATATCCACATTATTCAGGTAAAgacatatgtttatattatgtaaAACATGCGATGTCAGTCATATCTAAACATCATTGCAAACGACGAACTAATAATCTTCCTCAGTAGTATATCTGCCTGGATGCACTTTGAGTTAAAATGACATCGGTCACTGATTTTGTGGgtgaaaatgtaaatgtttagaAACAGTTAACTTAACTATCTCAATTGGTTTATTTTAACatgcaaataaacaaacaaaagtgtATTCAGATGTATGTCACATCTACATGGAATAGTGATACATTATATCCTCTTAAACATCATTTCAGTCCAATGTTTAATGCatataaacatgtaacaatctatgatttgaaacatttattttcagtgTGTGCTGCAGAATATTGGGgtcaatattgcaataaaacaTGTGGCCATTGCAAAACAGGAAGTTATTGTAACAAACAGGATGCAAGTTGTGAGTGTCAGACTGGATGGGCGCCACCACTATGCACATGTACGTATGCGTTATCAGTACATATCAATGTTTAAGGTCTAAACACTACGACACTTGAGTGATCCTTCTTCTCCTTTCTCATCTTCTTGTCGtcataatatattttcaaaagtgGGTGAAAGGCGCTGATATAATGGTCTGTATCACGTGATAAAAATGCCCATTATTCCAGATTTGCTGAACGCTCGCACTAGGTACGAGGAGACCCAAAGTGCATCTCTTACATGAGAGTATCAAAACATCTTCACAGCTCAAGAGAAGAACTCAGCGAACAgacatgctatatatatatatatatatatatatatatatatatatatatatatatatatacatgtatatatatatatatatacatgtatatatatatatatatatatatatatatatatatatatatatatatatatatatatttaagaattgaccgcaattattttttggttcatgcaagtatgaaccgaaaaaaacgatgtgcacactgtatgactccgcgtagtggtttatacaaaatatacaaatcattttttcggttcatacatgcatgaaccaaaaatgtaattgcggtcaaatcttataaataaatgtatatgcatactttaacaatacatgactgaatttattttgtttagctttaaatacgcttgtagtattgtttgtgaaAACGTCATtcatacttatgtcgcgtaagaatgcaaacgctcattcactattatttgaatcaggtgat
Protein-coding regions in this window:
- the LOC121366941 gene encoding uncharacterized protein LOC121366941, coding for LVQMAFGVSLALTYVVSVVDLHVTKQMAIVRAWRDGLLRDVQTVPMVNGVSIAVTAVVIVLDLPVTNRMDVVRVRLDGLHRAVQPVPIDYGVSLAIRDVDIVQDLHVTKQQDVVSVKLDGHHRHVHHVQTGFGVSLALTDVATVVDLHVTNRLGAVHARMDGLHRNVQFTCSATHMTAILQNATVVRVFSICSQPVLATRGY